The DNA region CATAAAATATTCCAAAgcttaaaatttgaattaaacaaaacatattagattatacaatgtagtgctgttgatTAGTAGCATtaagtttaattacacagaatttatgataaattaatgttttttttaaatctcattaaactgggccccctggcaccatctcagggcCTCCAGGGGGctacggcccccagtttgagaaccactgctataagtaacccacttctaccctaaataaccttgaatttggttacatgctgtttttgccaaaataacatAAAGTgtcatcatgtaagcaaagtccaCAGGTGTCTACGGTGTTTGCTttaatttcttttacatgttcAAAACGCATCGtatattcttgggctatggttagaagTCTGTTggccaaaattgcttgctgggtagaTCTGCATGTCTGAAATTACTGCTGGGAGACATGGCCGGCTAGTGGTGTAACTTCCTTAAAGGGATTTTGCTTTTAATATAGTGTGGTAAAATGAAAATGGTATACTATCttcataaattaaattaaattaatttaaattttaaagacGCCTTATTTTCCTGTTGTTCAATGACCGCACATGCAACTGCACCTGTCATTTAATAAAAGCCCATATTTGTTATAAAACTGTCATCACCTTACAATTAGGTTTAGTGTACATTTGAGATATGTTTGTCATATGTGAGTCAAAACATGAACTCACGAAGTCTGTGTGTTTCTACACTGCCGATAAGAGGGAAATCTTAGTGGTGATAAATGTGCCGTAAAGTGGTTTCTCCTGATACGCGAGtctataaataatatatttatatccCCCTGCAGCAAGATTGTAAATTTTATATACCGAGGCAGTTTACAAACATATTCATTGCCGTATCCTTAAGAGATTGCATCTTAAGAAACTGTTTAAAGTAAGTAATTGTAATCATTTTGCCTttattaaaattgtatttaattttaGCCTTTCTCTTCTGTCTTTTTCACAGGTGGGATTTTTCCCTTCTGAATGTGTGGAATTAATAAGTGAGAAAATCCCATCAAACGTGACCAACTCATTGGCCAAGCCAGGTACAGCCTATTGTCTATGCTCTTTGTTATTCATTGTTGCGTTACATCAACCTAAGCTTATTTTaaagtgctgtttttgtgttttgaaaatattgttttaatcTTCCAGTGTCCAAGAAACACGGCAAGCTGATCACATTCCTGCGCACATTCATGAAATCGCGTCCCACCAAGCAGAAGCTGAAACAGCGAGGTATCCTGAAGGAGAGAGTGTTCGGATGTGACCTCGGAGAACACTTGCTTAACTCAGGCCATGATGGTGagagcaaaaaaagaaaatgttttatttcatcaattatgcatttcaacatttgattgaaacaacatgagaaaGAATATTTATGTTAAACAAAGCTCTAGAAActtataaatatgcaaataagCAATGACAAGTTCATATTAAAATAGCAGATTTAATATTTGTTGGTTCATCAGTCCCACAGGTCATAAGAAGCTGCACTGAGTTCATTGAGAGACATGGAGTAGTGGATGGGATTTACCGCTTGTCTGGGATTTCTTCCAACATTCAGAAACTGCGGTGAGGATAGGATGAATAGAATTAACCTACTGGACATTATCCTATTACAAATCTATGAAACCTTTAAGCACCCTAATTCTAATATAATTACAATCACATGTATCTACCCCATCTCTGCAGTCATGAGTTTGATTCAGAGGATGTTCCTGATCTCACCAAGGACACTTATGTCCAGGACATTCATTCGGTGGGATCGCTGTGTAAGCTCTACTTTCGGGAGCTGCCCAACCCACTGCTTACCTACCAGCTCTATGAGAAATTCTCTGTAGGTGACAGCAAACATTGACACACCAGTGTACTGTGACTCAATAGTGTTATAACAGAGACGTGATGTTTTGCCATCTTTGTCACAGGACGCTGTTTCAGCAGCCACTGACGAGGAGAGGCTGATCAAAGTGCATGATGTCATACAGCAGCTGCCTCCACCACACTACAGGTTAGCATCGGTGAGATCTATATAACAGCAGATAGAATGCTGCACAGCATCCTCTACTGGTCAAAAACAGAAGTGCAGTTGAAATGATTATTATTGCCAGTATGAGAAGAAATTTATATTTCATTCAGAACTGAGCAAAATTAAGTTTGATCTTTTTATATGATATATATAATGACCAGGTGGCTTATAAAggtttttaaaatgataacAGGGCCGTTTtacagacagggtttagattaatctaagatattttacaaacataccttacaaaaatatATGATGTGCCTTTTGAGACagaacaatggcactgatatatgttaagatgtttttaaatttagccatctcaaacatgcattttagtctgggactataaGCCCTGTCTGGCAAACCAGTCCTTTATAGCATTTTAAACTGAAGCAAATTATGCTAAATTTCAATTCTGGTTATATTTTGTGTTGCTTTGGCAATGAATGCAAATGATAATTTATAGTTCATGCTCACTTACCTGCTTCTCAGTAAAAGTTATTGGATGAAATTTGTCATCTGATTAATGTTATTAATCTTAATAAAATTAATGTGTTTATATTGTGTCCACAATAaaagttaatatttttttacatacattgtATGCATCTAGGTTATGCTTATGAGTAgctaaattacattaaaattacgTTTGTAACTTATgtctatttaaatacatttcttaaagggttaattttatttataccatgggtctgttgaatgctgtattctgattggttgagaaatgttccagtggtatgcattatttttcgataaccgCACACCCAACTTGTCACAttgcaccagagcaatgtttgtggtaatcgTGTTGtaagtggaataattgactccggtcctattttaaaataatgcacacacgCGATGTAACTCCGCTTCGTgttgtgccgcattaccaccttgggagTGCATTATCATTTTTATGCATTGAAGTGCTGAATAAATATGACACACATCTGCCTGTTTCATTTTTACTGTAATAATCAATGGCCGTCTCTGGTCTTcgtgttttttgtgtgtgtttttttgctTGCAGGACTCTTGAGTTTCTCATGAGACATTTATCCTGTATGGGAACTTACAGCAAGGTAACCAACATGCACTACAAAAACCTTGCTATCGTCTGGGCTCCAAATCTCCTCAGGTGGGTTTCAAGTCTCTGCTTCCAGACAGATATatctttaagtttatttatcCTGTCCAAAATAATTTATTCATTGATTATCTCTTCCTCAACTGCTTCAGATCTAAACAGATCGAGTCTGCGTGTTTCAGCGGAACCTCCGCCTTCATGGAAGTGCGCGTTCAGTCTGTCGTTGTGGAGTTCATCCTTAATCACGTAGATGCCCTCTTCAGTCCCAAACTCAGCACTTTGATCCGCCAGAGCACAGGTGAGAAATTAACCTCTGTATTTCTTCTCCTCCTACCAGAATCGATTTTTAGATGAAACCCCACTAATGAGGATCTTAACAAATCACATAACTTTCATTTAATTGCCAGGCCACGCTACTTTAGCTCGGCCCAAGACTCTGCTGGTGAGCTCTCCTTCCACCAAGCTGCTTTCACTGGAGGAAGCCCAAGCTCGGACCCAAGCCCAACTCAACTCTCCTGTGTCTCCTGACAGCAAGTATATTGATGTGGGAGAGGGCCCTGCCGCCCTCCAGGGCAAGTTTCACACGGTCATAGACTTTCCGTCTGAGAGGTTTGTGCTGATTTTAGCATTGTGGCATTTGACCCAAAATTATGCAGTGCAGTTGTGGAGTGGTAACTGGTATTTGTTTTGGGTAAATTTAGGAAGAAGGGTTCAACCAAGTCCAAAAAGTCTCCGGTTGGAAACTGGCTTTCTTTCTTTAATATGGGAAAGTCCTCTGCTCCTTCCAAACCCAAACTACAAAGACATCCTAGTGAGCCCAATGAAATGAAGACCACGCCTCTGCCAGGTGCAGCTTTCACCCTCCTGTTTATTCACTCAATATTTATTCTTTAAAGCAATCCATTTCTGGACATATGTAATAAAGTTattcaaatgtaaataattgATTTGAATACAATGCATGGGTTATACATTATTGCattttggcagacgcttttatccaaggTATACATTGTAATGTACTGAATTGCCTACCAAGACGGCAGTTTTATGCATCATACAgtagcctatatatatatatacagtcatTGACCTGTGGTTCACTTTCACAGGTGGTAGAGGAGACACAGGAACGCTACGATCTGCTAAAAGTGAAGAATCTCTTTCCTCTTCGCATAACTTTGAGGGTAAAATCTTCAACACTTCACTTTTTCAATTACCAAGtgctgttattttttttacaggtgtgcattttttgtgtaaatACCACCTGTAGTGACTTTCCCTCCTGATAGGTATCACAGAACCTAGTTGTCCTGAGAAATCACACCTTTATCTGTGACAGCCAGTTAACGCTGTGTATCCATTAAGGTCCTAAACTCTGTCGTCCTCTCTCAGGTGGATCGAATGTGTATCGTCCACGCCGACCCCTTTCCACCAGTGACGCTTTATCCATCTCATTTAATGAGGAGCTGCTGGACAGCCGAGCGACTGGGGACTCGCGGTTCAGCCTCAAAGACCTCAAGAAGGACACTGATGCCTCTTCCTCTTGCATGCCTGCCCTCATATCTCCTCCCCACCCTGCGGCGGATTTGGAGTTTATAGGCATAGCTTCTTCAGATGTAGACCCACTGGCCTTTAAGTGCAGCATGCAACCGACTGATCCCACCGTATCTGATGGAAAGAAAAAAGGCAGTCGCAAGAAGGCGGGAGGCAGCGTTGTTGAAAGCAAGCTTTTTGAGAAAGTCACCAGTCCGTCCCTGCCACCTGATCTCATCCCAGTGCGCTTGGAGGATACAAATCACAACTCCTCTAAAGTGCTAGCTGCCCCAGAGGTGAGAACCTCTAAGACTGGCCAGGAAGGAACCACTAGGAGTTCAGTGGCTAAAACTGTAACCAAGTCCTGTCCATCCGACATGACGTCTCTTACGAAAAAGCCTAGCGTGTCCTCAAAAAGTGACGGAGGACATCAGCGATCTGCCAGCTTCTGCAAAGCAGAAAGTAAATCGGCAAATGTCAAGGAGCACAGAAGAGCAGAGTCAGGTCAGTAGCTGCTTTGTGTTccttaaaataatcaaattattCATGTCCCTTCTGCCTTCAATTTGTGTTCATGTATTTTACCTTcgtcttcctttgtgtttttcCATCTAGGTACAGTGACATTCGAATGCACACCCGGCTTGGTGAGGTCCGTCTCTCTCATAACACCCCAGCCTGCGGTAAAGAACGCTGCTCGTATGCTAGCTCTGGAGCTACACGAGTCCGCCCAGCAGGCCACTCGACTAAGCAAACGTGGTAGCTCTGAACCCCCTACACCCGTTTCTCCAGTTCACCATCACAACACGCTGTTCACGCTTCAGTTTCCTCCTCAACATCCCCTTCAGGCATCTTCTGATAGAGAGGGACAGTATGTAGCTAGGACTTTCCCGGATCCTTCCAGCACCATGTCTACCGAGAGCCACACCGATGCGGGCAGCCTGCGTAGCACCTGCGCCTGCCACGGCAGCGAGAGCGGCCTCAGCTTCTCTGATGGCTGCGATGCTTGCACGCATGGGCCCCCTCAAGGTTTCTCTCCTCGTAGAGATACAGATACACAGTTGGTACCAGAAGACCACACAGCTATGAGAGAGAACATCCGCCATGTTGGAGTTGGTACGGATGGAGGTGGTCCAAGCCAGGATGATAAGATAGAAGTGTATGAACGTTTGCAGCCTTCGGAGAGATTCTCCGAGCAAATGTCTTTGGACAGTCAGTCAGCCATTGAAGCGCTACACAACAAACAGGCGGCTAATGCCGCCAACTTCCGAGCCATTTTGGCGGAAACGGTCGTGCCTGCTTCGGTGCACGAAGTTCTTCCGCACGCTTCAGATTCTCCTCCATCCAAGTTAGTCTATCAGTACCAACCAAAAGACACAAGGTCTGCTCACTCCCAACACTGGTCAAGCTCAATAAGACAAAGCACGCCTTATTATCAGCCCGAAGATGGGCATCCCCATCCCAGAGTTCTCTCAAGAAACTACTGCAATACGCTCGCTCCACGATCCCTGCACCAGTCTATTAAATATAAAGGTCAAAGGGAAGAATACTCTTCAGTTGGTCCCTATAAACATGGAGGGCCAAGGTATCCCCCACTAGATGGAGCCTCCGTATATCCGACTATACGCCGGGTGCGCTCCATGCACGCTCCCCCGGAGGACAAGTTTTACTTCCTTCAGCGTCAAGGCAGCCAGTATAAACCTTACCCAAAGCCACCACCATCAGACATCCGACCTTACTTCGAAGATGGGAAAGTTCGTTACAGGTACAGCCCTTATTCGGAAGCTCGATACAATAAAGTGGATCAACACCGAGAAAACAGTCAAGGATATACTCTCTCTTACACTTTAAGCAAACTGCCTTCTCGTCCATTAAAGGTTATGGGCGGCACTGAAAACTACCGCAAGCCTCAACACAACCTGCCACTGAACAATGAGTCTGACTTTATGACCAGAGATCTCCAGCCAAGAACGAAGAATCCTCCTCTATACGAGGCATTTAATTCTGGTTTATCTGATCGTCATTTTAGCCAGTCCATTAGACGGGAAAGCTCAGCCAAAGAGAGGTCGTTCGGTCCAGTTTTGCCTCAGTCCCATGTTGGAAGAAGCAGCCGGCAGTGCCAGGAGACAATGCACACTAGGAGCAGATCAAACTCTGGAAAAGAGATGCTGATCTCCACCGAAGGGGCTGATGGGAAATACAGGGTTACCATGGTGTCTCATTACTCCCCAGAGCACACCCTTTCTGATCCCGATATGCCTACACCTTATCAGTCAGACCGCTACGGTGGCGGGCAAGGAGCCAGATCGGCTTATATAATGAAGCAGAGTCGGTCCATGCACAACTACTCCTCAGCACTGCCCCGCAACCTTACCCTTCATAAGGAATACAGCTGCCCGGATTTTAAACAGACCGGTTCCAGTGAAAGCTATAAACTGACACACCCAAACCAGGACAGACTGGTGTATAACACCCTCAGAAACTCTTTGAAAGAAGACTACCGGTACATGACCAAGGATTCTCAAAAGTCTAAGAGATCTCAAAGCGTAAAAACTCGCCATACGCCTGCTCAAACCAGAATCAGTCTGGAGCGAGATCACAGACAGTCATTTTCTTCCCAAAGTCGGACAAGGACTCGTAGCATGCACGTGCCATCTCGCTCCGACTACTCGGAAAGTTACGTATCGGTACACGCAAAGGTCCCCAAGACCAGTCGAGCCGGATCTGGCGCTTTCCCGAACTATGGTTGCATGCCACTTCATAATAATAACAGACTTTACTCTACTGCTGTGGGCCATGCAGGGTTTCATCAGACAGAGCTCAGACCTGAGATGCAGATTTATGCTGAATAGGAGATTATAAATATAACCTCTGCAGGGCAGTGGTTTTCTATTGCTAataagattaaaataatatttaacatttcaaaataaaagttaatatttaacatttcaaaataaaagtctgaaAAATGCTTTGATTGTTCACTGAGTGGTTTCGATCACTGTATGCACTGCATAAATTTAGGGGAAATTACACCTAGATTGTGGTGACGGATTCCTGTGGCTTTATTGCTGCTTTGATTTGTTAAGGTGTATCTTGTTAGTTTTGTCATTTTGTCACTAGAGGTCACAGTTCACAAAAAAACATGATCTTTATTGGATAGGAAAATTAACAATGGCTTTGAACAggtgcaatatatatataggtgCCACtgccttgtgtttttaaagagtGTAGTTATGTAGTACCATCACTGTGGAATCCAAGcatagttatatatatatgtcaatAACATCAGCATATATAGATCTAACGTCTAAATAACTAAGAAAGGTCATGAAAGGGAGATCTGTTTTAAATTAACCCCCAGTATTTTCTTCTCTGCATTTTATAATCACGCACTTTATAGTTGGTCTGTGTTTTCATGTATCAGGCACTTTAGTATGGTCATTTTTACACatatttctttgttttctttttttagataaaaatgtatgtgatCTGTAAAGCCTACTGGTTTACTATTGGCTGTAGTAACCATTAAATGTTACATATGGGAATACATGTACTGTTTAACAGTTTTCAAATGTGTACTGTTCTTAATTCTAGTTGATTTTATgcatttgtatttgttaatacttttcattttctctcattaaagttatttattcaAAATCATGACATGTGCCCTTGTTTCACCAATGCTTGgatcattgttattttttttacaaaagccTAGAAAGTTGTTGAATTATAACCAAATGATGAGAGAGTTTGCTGACTTCTATTAGATTCCCTACTGTTGTGCTAAGATTTATTGCAGGCCATCTACCCTAAAGCTTTCTCTTCATGTCAGGAAGTAATATTACTACCATATCCCCTGttattgttacattttaatgcattttgtaTTAACGATTAATATAAATGACTCTGGGTTTTGTGTTTATAGTGCCCTGCAGGTGTTTATCAGTGAACAGCAGAGGGCACTGCAGCATTGGAGACGTGCTGTATTTAATGACGCTCGTGCATTGAAGTTTTCTCAGTGTGAACTAATGTGAAGGGAGATCAAAGGTTCTGGGTTTCTGATGCAATACAATTATTATTTCGGTAAGATTACTTTTCTGTTCATTGTCCAAAGTATGATGAGTTTACAGTAGGATTTTGAACTGTCAGAAATGGCGGTATAAATGAACCTGAAGAGTTGAGATGCAGTGCACTGGCGGATCATTATTTGATAGCTACTGTATGAAATATTAACAGTTCTCACGctacaagcaaaaaaaaaaacggttgAGAGTTAATCTATCCAGTATTGTACTGACTTACCTTTTGAGTTTTAATTGGATAAATTCAACACCTTAAAATCTATATTTAACGTAGACTTTTCTGTATTTGTTAGTAGATTTAAAATGGGCAGCGTGCATTGACGTCAGAGAGTTGGGGCGGGGCATATCGAGTCGCTCctcctttatt from Paramisgurnus dabryanus chromosome 8, PD_genome_1.1, whole genome shotgun sequence includes:
- the arhgap32a gene encoding rho GTPase-activating protein 32 isoform X1; translation: MEACSGTVAATYNRAPASLRDACDHNPCEGPHPEDDEGEEDRSFQPAETAGWEDAIAVMARGASMVPDLPAESSLRSCASTASMKVKNVKKLALTKGHFPRLAECAHFHYENVDFGSVQLSLAEDQKDLTQSGFDSKEVVYLVQICCQGRKWIVKRSYEEFRVLDKHLHLCIYDRNFSQLPELPRVDVLKDKAETLFQMLTAYISRFSAIADNKINCGPVLTWMEIDNKGNHLLVHDESSINVPAVAAAHVIKRYTAQAPDELSFEVGDIVSVIDMPPKDDTGWWRGKHGFQVGFFPSECVELISEKIPSNVTNSLAKPVSKKHGKLITFLRTFMKSRPTKQKLKQRGILKERVFGCDLGEHLLNSGHDVPQVIRSCTEFIERHGVVDGIYRLSGISSNIQKLRHEFDSEDVPDLTKDTYVQDIHSVGSLCKLYFRELPNPLLTYQLYEKFSDAVSAATDEERLIKVHDVIQQLPPPHYRTLEFLMRHLSCMGTYSKVTNMHYKNLAIVWAPNLLRSKQIESACFSGTSAFMEVRVQSVVVEFILNHVDALFSPKLSTLIRQSTGHATLARPKTLLVSSPSTKLLSLEEAQARTQAQLNSPVSPDSKYIDVGEGPAALQGKFHTVIDFPSERKKGSTKSKKSPVGNWLSFFNMGKSSAPSKPKLQRHPSEPNEMKTTPLPGGRGDTGTLRSAKSEESLSSSHNFEGGSNVYRPRRPLSTSDALSISFNEELLDSRATGDSRFSLKDLKKDTDASSSCMPALISPPHPAADLEFIGIASSDVDPLAFKCSMQPTDPTVSDGKKKGSRKKAGGSVVESKLFEKVTSPSLPPDLIPVRLEDTNHNSSKVLAAPEVRTSKTGQEGTTRSSVAKTVTKSCPSDMTSLTKKPSVSSKSDGGHQRSASFCKAESKSANVKEHRRAESGTVTFECTPGLVRSVSLITPQPAVKNAARMLALELHESAQQATRLSKRGSSEPPTPVSPVHHHNTLFTLQFPPQHPLQASSDREGQYVARTFPDPSSTMSTESHTDAGSLRSTCACHGSESGLSFSDGCDACTHGPPQGFSPRRDTDTQLVPEDHTAMRENIRHVGVGTDGGGPSQDDKIEVYERLQPSERFSEQMSLDSQSAIEALHNKQAANAANFRAILAETVVPASVHEVLPHASDSPPSKLVYQYQPKDTRSAHSQHWSSSIRQSTPYYQPEDGHPHPRVLSRNYCNTLAPRSLHQSIKYKGQREEYSSVGPYKHGGPRYPPLDGASVYPTIRRVRSMHAPPEDKFYFLQRQGSQYKPYPKPPPSDIRPYFEDGKVRYRYSPYSEARYNKVDQHRENSQGYTLSYTLSKLPSRPLKVMGGTENYRKPQHNLPLNNESDFMTRDLQPRTKNPPLYEAFNSGLSDRHFSQSIRRESSAKERSFGPVLPQSHVGRSSRQCQETMHTRSRSNSGKEMLISTEGADGKYRVTMVSHYSPEHTLSDPDMPTPYQSDRYGGGQGARSAYIMKQSRSMHNYSSALPRNLTLHKEYSCPDFKQTGSSESYKLTHPNQDRLVYNTLRNSLKEDYRYMTKDSQKSKRSQSVKTRHTPAQTRISLERDHRQSFSSQSRTRTRSMHVPSRSDYSESYVSVHAKVPKTSRAGSGAFPNYGCMPLHNNNRLYSTAVGHAGFHQTELRPEMQIYAE
- the arhgap32a gene encoding rho GTPase-activating protein 32 isoform X2 yields the protein MEACSGTVAATYNRAPASLRDACDHNPCEGPHPEDDEGEEDRSFQPAETAGWEDAIAVMARGASMVPDLPAESSLRSCASTASMKVKNVKKLALTKGHFPRLAECAHFHYENVDFGSVQLSLAEDQKDLTQSGFDSKEVVYLVQICCQGRKWIVKRSYEEFRVLDKHLHLCIYDRNFSQLPELPRVDVLKDKAETLFQMLTAYISRFSAIADNKINCGPVLTWMEIDNKGNHLLVHDESSINVPAVAAAHVIKRYTAQAPDELSFEVGFFPSECVELISEKIPSNVTNSLAKPVSKKHGKLITFLRTFMKSRPTKQKLKQRGILKERVFGCDLGEHLLNSGHDVPQVIRSCTEFIERHGVVDGIYRLSGISSNIQKLRHEFDSEDVPDLTKDTYVQDIHSVGSLCKLYFRELPNPLLTYQLYEKFSDAVSAATDEERLIKVHDVIQQLPPPHYRTLEFLMRHLSCMGTYSKVTNMHYKNLAIVWAPNLLRSKQIESACFSGTSAFMEVRVQSVVVEFILNHVDALFSPKLSTLIRQSTGHATLARPKTLLVSSPSTKLLSLEEAQARTQAQLNSPVSPDSKYIDVGEGPAALQGKFHTVIDFPSERKKGSTKSKKSPVGNWLSFFNMGKSSAPSKPKLQRHPSEPNEMKTTPLPGGRGDTGTLRSAKSEESLSSSHNFEGGSNVYRPRRPLSTSDALSISFNEELLDSRATGDSRFSLKDLKKDTDASSSCMPALISPPHPAADLEFIGIASSDVDPLAFKCSMQPTDPTVSDGKKKGSRKKAGGSVVESKLFEKVTSPSLPPDLIPVRLEDTNHNSSKVLAAPEVRTSKTGQEGTTRSSVAKTVTKSCPSDMTSLTKKPSVSSKSDGGHQRSASFCKAESKSANVKEHRRAESGTVTFECTPGLVRSVSLITPQPAVKNAARMLALELHESAQQATRLSKRGSSEPPTPVSPVHHHNTLFTLQFPPQHPLQASSDREGQYVARTFPDPSSTMSTESHTDAGSLRSTCACHGSESGLSFSDGCDACTHGPPQGFSPRRDTDTQLVPEDHTAMRENIRHVGVGTDGGGPSQDDKIEVYERLQPSERFSEQMSLDSQSAIEALHNKQAANAANFRAILAETVVPASVHEVLPHASDSPPSKLVYQYQPKDTRSAHSQHWSSSIRQSTPYYQPEDGHPHPRVLSRNYCNTLAPRSLHQSIKYKGQREEYSSVGPYKHGGPRYPPLDGASVYPTIRRVRSMHAPPEDKFYFLQRQGSQYKPYPKPPPSDIRPYFEDGKVRYRYSPYSEARYNKVDQHRENSQGYTLSYTLSKLPSRPLKVMGGTENYRKPQHNLPLNNESDFMTRDLQPRTKNPPLYEAFNSGLSDRHFSQSIRRESSAKERSFGPVLPQSHVGRSSRQCQETMHTRSRSNSGKEMLISTEGADGKYRVTMVSHYSPEHTLSDPDMPTPYQSDRYGGGQGARSAYIMKQSRSMHNYSSALPRNLTLHKEYSCPDFKQTGSSESYKLTHPNQDRLVYNTLRNSLKEDYRYMTKDSQKSKRSQSVKTRHTPAQTRISLERDHRQSFSSQSRTRTRSMHVPSRSDYSESYVSVHAKVPKTSRAGSGAFPNYGCMPLHNNNRLYSTAVGHAGFHQTELRPEMQIYAE
- the arhgap32a gene encoding rho GTPase-activating protein 32 isoform X3 — translated: MEACSGTVAATYNRAPASLRDACDHNPCEGPHPEDDEGEEDRSFQPAETAGWEDAIAVMARGASMVPDLPAESSLRSCASTASMKVKNVKKLALTKGHFPRLAECAHFHYENVDFGSVQLSLAEDQKDLTQSGFDSKEVVYLVQICCQGRKWIVKRSYEEFRVLDKHLHLCIYDRNFSQLPELPRVDVLKDKAETLFQMLTAYISRFSAIADNKINCGPVLTWMEVGFFPSECVELISEKIPSNVTNSLAKPVSKKHGKLITFLRTFMKSRPTKQKLKQRGILKERVFGCDLGEHLLNSGHDVPQVIRSCTEFIERHGVVDGIYRLSGISSNIQKLRHEFDSEDVPDLTKDTYVQDIHSVGSLCKLYFRELPNPLLTYQLYEKFSDAVSAATDEERLIKVHDVIQQLPPPHYRTLEFLMRHLSCMGTYSKVTNMHYKNLAIVWAPNLLRSKQIESACFSGTSAFMEVRVQSVVVEFILNHVDALFSPKLSTLIRQSTGHATLARPKTLLVSSPSTKLLSLEEAQARTQAQLNSPVSPDSKYIDVGEGPAALQGKFHTVIDFPSERKKGSTKSKKSPVGNWLSFFNMGKSSAPSKPKLQRHPSEPNEMKTTPLPGGRGDTGTLRSAKSEESLSSSHNFEGGSNVYRPRRPLSTSDALSISFNEELLDSRATGDSRFSLKDLKKDTDASSSCMPALISPPHPAADLEFIGIASSDVDPLAFKCSMQPTDPTVSDGKKKGSRKKAGGSVVESKLFEKVTSPSLPPDLIPVRLEDTNHNSSKVLAAPEVRTSKTGQEGTTRSSVAKTVTKSCPSDMTSLTKKPSVSSKSDGGHQRSASFCKAESKSANVKEHRRAESGTVTFECTPGLVRSVSLITPQPAVKNAARMLALELHESAQQATRLSKRGSSEPPTPVSPVHHHNTLFTLQFPPQHPLQASSDREGQYVARTFPDPSSTMSTESHTDAGSLRSTCACHGSESGLSFSDGCDACTHGPPQGFSPRRDTDTQLVPEDHTAMRENIRHVGVGTDGGGPSQDDKIEVYERLQPSERFSEQMSLDSQSAIEALHNKQAANAANFRAILAETVVPASVHEVLPHASDSPPSKLVYQYQPKDTRSAHSQHWSSSIRQSTPYYQPEDGHPHPRVLSRNYCNTLAPRSLHQSIKYKGQREEYSSVGPYKHGGPRYPPLDGASVYPTIRRVRSMHAPPEDKFYFLQRQGSQYKPYPKPPPSDIRPYFEDGKVRYRYSPYSEARYNKVDQHRENSQGYTLSYTLSKLPSRPLKVMGGTENYRKPQHNLPLNNESDFMTRDLQPRTKNPPLYEAFNSGLSDRHFSQSIRRESSAKERSFGPVLPQSHVGRSSRQCQETMHTRSRSNSGKEMLISTEGADGKYRVTMVSHYSPEHTLSDPDMPTPYQSDRYGGGQGARSAYIMKQSRSMHNYSSALPRNLTLHKEYSCPDFKQTGSSESYKLTHPNQDRLVYNTLRNSLKEDYRYMTKDSQKSKRSQSVKTRHTPAQTRISLERDHRQSFSSQSRTRTRSMHVPSRSDYSESYVSVHAKVPKTSRAGSGAFPNYGCMPLHNNNRLYSTAVGHAGFHQTELRPEMQIYAE